The following DNA comes from cyanobiont of Ornithocercus magnificus.
CGTCTGGTGCTTACACTAGAGCTATCCAACGTACTTGCTTTGAGATCAACATCTTCGAGCAGCCTTGCCCTGCTTTTGTACCAATGATCGAGGCTGGTGACCTAGCCAGTTCTGCCCTGAGGCAAGCTGCTGTCAGTTATCTTCGACCTCTGCTTAAACAACAAGTTCGCGAGATCATACTTGGCTGTACCCACTATCCCTTGATAGAGCCCTTATTACATCAGCTTCTTCCTCCAGACATCCGTCTCCTGGATCCAGCACGTGCGCTGGCTCGTGACTTAGACTGCTTTCTTGGCACACCTTTACGCTCGCGCACCTGTAGGGATTTACTGACTCTTCAATCAACACGCTTATGCGTCACTGCTGATCCTGAAGGCTTTGCCGAGCGTACAGTGAGGTGGCTCGGCATAAGGCCACACGTTGAGTTGGTCAGCCTGCGGCCATCAGCCTGTGCCTTCTAGGATCGCCGCGCCGAGAGAATCCATGACCACCGCCACAGAGCTGCTGCAGCCAGTCGAACTGGATCTGGAAACCCTCCTGAGCGATCTGCGCAACCTGATTGGAGCCAAACATCCAATCCTTCAGGCTGCCGCCGAACATCTTTTCAGCGCTGGCGGCAAGCGATTGCGCCCCGGTATAGTGCTGCTCATTTCACGAGCTCTTGCTCCCGGCGTTGACCTCTCGCCTCGACACCGACGCCTAGCCGAAATCACCGAGATGATCCACACGGCTTCACTCGTACACGATGATGTTGTTGATGAGGCGTCGACTCGTCGGGGTGTAGCCACGGTTCACAGTCGCTTTAATCATCGAGTCGCTGTTCTTGCAGGAGACTTCCTATTTGCTCAAGCAAGCTGGCATCTCGCCAACCTTGATGATCTCGAGGTTGTAAAGCTCCTCAGTCGCATAATCATGGACCTTGCTGATGGTGAAGTGCGCCAGGGTCTGTTTCGCTACGACACCGGACAAAGTCTAGAAAACTATCTAGAGAAAAGCTACTGCAAAACGGCCTCTTTGATCGCTAACAGCGCCCGCGCTGCTGGTGTTCTTAGTGGCCTTGCACAGGACCGTCTTGACAGTTTACATCGCTACGGTCGTCAGCTTGGTTTGGCATTTCAAGTTGTAGATGATATTCTTGACTTTACCGGTAGTGAGCAGCAACTTGGCAAGCCAGCTGCTAGCGACTTATCTAGTGGCTATCTGACAGCACCGGTCCTTTATGCCCTTGAGGAGCGGC
Coding sequences within:
- a CDS encoding glutamate racemase, with the translated sequence MSHQLGLFDSSLGGLTVLRRLIESYGPISCLYLGDTARVPYGNRSATEIRSIADEVVSWLRKEKVSAVVMACNTTNALARDVAERAAAGLPVFGLIESVAGQVSVSRVGVLATPATAASGAYTRAIQRTCFEINIFEQPCPAFVPMIEAGDLASSALRQAAVSYLRPLLKQQVREIILGCTHYPLIEPLLHQLLPPDIRLLDPARALARDLDCFLGTPLRSRTCRDLLTLQSTRLCVTADPEGFAERTVRWLGIRPHVELVSLRPSACAF
- a CDS encoding solanesyl diphosphate synthase; the encoded protein is MTTATELLQPVELDLETLLSDLRNLIGAKHPILQAAAEHLFSAGGKRLRPGIVLLISRALAPGVDLSPRHRRLAEITEMIHTASLVHDDVVDEASTRRGVATVHSRFNHRVAVLAGDFLFAQASWHLANLDDLEVVKLLSRIIMDLADGEVRQGLFRYDTGQSLENYLEKSYCKTASLIANSARAAGVLSGLAQDRLDSLHRYGRQLGLAFQVVDDILDFTGSEQQLGKPAASDLSSGYLTAPVLYALEERPALAGLIEREFSTEGDLEQALRLVRESDAILRSRRLAETFARESREVLAWLPDSPCREALLGFPDFVLSRLY